The genomic segment CAACACCATCGTCCAAAACGGCGCCCAGGCCGCGGCCGATGATCTGGGCGTGACATTGCGTCTGCTTTACTCCGACTGGAGTCCGGAGAAAATGATCTCCAACTTCAAGCAGGCCGTGGCCGCCAAGCCCCACGGCATCGTGGTCATGGGGCATCCTGGGGATGATGCCTTCGCACCATTTATCAACGAGGCAGTGGCCGAAGGGATTATCGTAACCAGCGTGGATACGAAACTGCCCAGGATGGTGGCCGCCCACAAAGCCAAAGGCTTCGGCTACGTCGGCACGGATAATTATACCCAGGGCAAGGCTTTGGCCGAAGAAGCCTTGAGACGGGCCGAGTTGGAACCCGGAGACCAGGTTTTTGTCTGGGGCTTGAAGCGCTTGCAGGAGCGAGGCCGACGGGCCCAGGCCATCCTGGATGTCATGGATGCCGCGGGTATGAAGGTCGACTACTTTGAAATCTCCCCGGAGGTGGACAAAGACACATCCATGGGTGTGCCCTTGATCACTGGCTATCTCTCCAGCAACCCAAATTGCAAGATGATGATCGTGGACCACGGTGCGCTGACCTCCCAGATGGAAAATTTTCTCC from the Desulfonatronum thioautotrophicum genome contains:
- a CDS encoding sugar ABC transporter substrate-binding protein; translation: MKTRFVLLFVATFFLVITAANLATAQKSPSGEGVTIWFDTGGAVGGPYNTIVQNGAQAAADDLGVTLRLLYSDWSPEKMISNFKQAVAAKPHGIVVMGHPGDDAFAPFINEAVAEGIIVTSVDTKLPRMVAAHKAKGFGYVGTDNYTQGKALAEEALRRAELEPGDQVFVWGLKRLQERGRRAQAILDVMDAAGMKVDYFEISPEVDKDTSMGVPLITGYLSSNPNCKMMIVDHGALTSQMENFLRTAGVEPGEIFVAGFSLSPATASAIENGYVSLVSEAQPYLMGYLGVLQVVLTNKYGFTGLVVDTGGGMIDAENIAQIAPLAKKGLR